One part of the Plodia interpunctella isolate USDA-ARS_2022_Savannah chromosome 28, ilPloInte3.2, whole genome shotgun sequence genome encodes these proteins:
- the LOC128681853 gene encoding P protein-like isoform X1 has protein sequence MEKSSHITSSTISFIESSAEDVAEKSKRRSLFKNGFLKTKSCSSVGLDTTDLERTYPYVCQKNLHKKVQQIMTMDLLARLRKRDRKTVYSVVSCSDLTPGSLEVWVDLPDEIKYDPSLAPFKNLYEQHHGKLDIKNISEEEGDLLEKRIADLRPADEKIERNHDNNDDGNRLRLTTEVDEQKTKSGRKKQLLKFARVVKLSALVIGWILLTLALILNTEKSDTVLHTAVKTGEIKEYKLPVTSHKAQALITITGPFRDIPGNDSSNVLMLWLHRTFDDGGLVLQQNSSIWTVHLQPDEKLDFSKSIAETNTLYVDSRNSEEVRTSVNTSDSFQNDTTVTLCIQSTSYNTVPLTVNYQMNPIGETEGLIYASFLLVSLYLLIIFEIVNRTIAALLSSTLGIAVLAVCGARPSLPELVSWLDVETLLLLFSMMLLVAIMAETGLFDYLAVMAFEVTGGRTWPLINCLCLFTAVFSTFLDNVTTVLLMTPVTIRLCEVMQLNPVPILMCMVIFSNVGGAATPVGDPPNVIIASHPAILRENINFATFTAHMGLGILLVSVQTYLHLRFIFRDMNKLRHSVPIDIQELRQEIAVWRRAAASLSSYSRDEDLVRRALEKKVDRLSATLTKREAGGGTSKSDPRFCTTLAHMKEKYRIRDKQLLIKAAISVTFVVIVFFLHAFPELQRLSLGWTALLGALLLLLLAEKDDLEPVLARVEWSTLLFFAALFVLMEVLSKLGLISWIGKITESLILQVGEESQLAVAVVLMLWVSGLTSAFVDNIPLTTMMIRVTVALADPGGLGLPLAPLAWALSFGACLGGNGTLIGASANVVCAGVAEQHGYRFTFMQFLKIGFPVMMGNLIVATGYLLFCHCVLKWH, from the exons TACTTATCCCTATGTCTGTCAAAAAAATCTCCACAAAAAAGTGCAACAAATTATGACAATGGACCTTTTGGCGAGACTGCGGAAAAGAGACAGAAAGACCGTATACTCTGTGGTGTCCTGCAGTGACCTGACACCTGGGAGCTTAGAGGTTTGGGTGGACCTACCTGACGAGATCAAGTATGACCCCTCGTTGGCGCCATTCAAGAATCTTTACGAGCAACACCACG gaaaattggatatcaaaaatatatccgAGGAAGAAGGAGACTTACTTGAGAAAAGGATAGCTGATCTGAGACCAGCAGACGAGAAGATTGAGCGAAACCATGACAATAATGATGATGGGAATAG gttaagGCTAACGACAGAAGTAGACGAACAGAAAACAAAGTCTGGTAGGAAAAAACAG TTATTGAAATTTGCAAGGGTCGTGAAGTTATCAGCGCTTGTTATAGGATGGATTTTACTCACGCTAGCTCTTATACTGAACACGGAGAAATCGGACACCGTCCTGCACACTGCTGTGAAAACGGGAGAAATCAAAG AGTACAAGCTGCCAGTAACAAGTCATAAGGCCCAAGCCCTTATAACAATCACAGGGCCGTTCCGAGACATCCCTGGCAATGACAGCAGTAATGTATTAATGCTATGGCTACATAGAACTTTTGATGACGGTGGGCTGGTTTTACAACAG aATTCATCAATATGGACAGTACATTTGCAACCGGACGAAAAACTGGACTTCTCCAAAAGCATAGCTGAAACAAACACACTGTATGTAGACAGTAGAAACTCTGAAGAGGTGCGCACGAGTGTGAACACGTCCGACAGTTTTCAAAATG ATACGACAGTGACCCTCTGCATACAGTCCACAAGTTACAACACAGTTCCTCTCACAGTAAACTACCAAATGAACCCTATCGGGGAGACTGAAGGCCTGATCTACGCTTCTTTCCTGCTGGTATCATTATACCTGCtcatcatttttgaa ATAGTAAACAGAACGATTGCTGCCCTTCTGTCTTCAACGCTCGGCATAGCAGTCCTAGCCGTCTGCGGCGCGAGACCATCGCTACCAGAGCTGGTCTCCTGGCTGGATGTGGAGACACTGTTACTGCTCTTCAGCATGATGCTGCTCGTGGCTATTATGGCGGAGACCGGTCTATTTGATTATTTGGCTGTCATGGCGTTTGAG GTGACAGGTGGCAGAACTTGGCCCCTCATCAACTGCCTTTGCCTATTTACTGCTGTGTTTTCGACTTTCCTTGACAATGTCACTACCGTGCTTCTTATGACACCGGTTACAATAAG GTTGTGTGAAGTGATGCAGCTCAATCCAGTGCCCATACTGATGTGTATGGTGATTTTTAGCAACGTGGGGGGCGCCGCTACCCCCGTGGGCGACCCCCCTAACGTGATAATAGCCAGCCATCCTGCCATACTGCGAGAG AATATAAACTTCGCCACATTCACAGCTCACATGGGCCTGGGTATATTGCTGGTGTCCGTGCAGACGTATCTACATCTCCGGTTTATATTTCGAGACATGAACAAGCTGAGACATAGCGTGCCTATAGATATACAAG aacTTCGACAAGAGATAGCGGTGTGGAGAAGAGCGGCCGCGTCATTATCTTCTTATTCAAGAGACGAAGATCTCGTTCGCAGAGCCTTGGAGAAGAAG GTGGACAGACTTAGCGCAACCCTGACGAAACGAGAGGCAGGTGGAGGCACTTCAAAATCAGACCCTAGGTTTTGTACTACCCTGGCGCATATGAAAGAAAAG TACCGCATCAGGGATAAACAATTGCTAATAAAAGCTGCAATAAGCGTGACATTTGTGGTCATCGTGTTCTTCTTGCACGCCTTCCCTGAGCTAC AGCGGCTATCTCTAGGTTGGACAGCATTGCTTGGTGCGTTACTTCTCCTTCTATTGGCTGAGAAAGATGACCTGGAGCCAGTATTGGCCAGGGTGGAGTGGTCCACGTTGTTATTCTTTGCCGCTCTCTTCGTGTTAATGGAg GTGCTCTCTAAATTGGGATTGATATCATGGATCGGGAAAATAACAGAATCCCTCATCTTGCAAGTCGGTGAAGAATCGCAACTGGCCGTTGCTGTTGTTCTCATGTTATGG GTGTCCGGTCTGACCTCAGCATTCGTGGACAACATCCCCCTCACGACAATGATGATCAGGGTGACTGTGGCCTTAGCTGACCCCGGTGGGCTGGGCTTGCCACTAGCTCCGTTAGCTTGGGCGTTGAGTTTCGGAGCTTGTCTTGGAG GTAACGGCACATTAATCGGCGCAAGCGCAAACGTGGTCTGCGCAGGAGTCGCCGAGCAACACGGCTACCGGTTCACCTTCATGCAGTTTTTGAAGATAGGCTTCCCAGTCATGATGGGGAACCTTATAGTCGCTACAGGATATCTGCTGTTTTGTCATTGTGTCTTAAAGTGGCATTGA
- the LOC128681853 gene encoding P protein-like isoform X3 — MASSKLRVAAVLAWTRQILSVQQIMTMDLLARLRKRDRKTVYSVVSCSDLTPGSLEVWVDLPDEIKYDPSLAPFKNLYEQHHGKLDIKNISEEEGDLLEKRIADLRPADEKIERNHDNNDDGNRLRLTTEVDEQKTKSGRKKQLLKFARVVKLSALVIGWILLTLALILNTEKSDTVLHTAVKTGEIKEYKLPVTSHKAQALITITGPFRDIPGNDSSNVLMLWLHRTFDDGGLVLQQNSSIWTVHLQPDEKLDFSKSIAETNTLYVDSRNSEEVRTSVNTSDSFQNDTTVTLCIQSTSYNTVPLTVNYQMNPIGETEGLIYASFLLVSLYLLIIFEIVNRTIAALLSSTLGIAVLAVCGARPSLPELVSWLDVETLLLLFSMMLLVAIMAETGLFDYLAVMAFEVTGGRTWPLINCLCLFTAVFSTFLDNVTTVLLMTPVTIRLCEVMQLNPVPILMCMVIFSNVGGAATPVGDPPNVIIASHPAILRENINFATFTAHMGLGILLVSVQTYLHLRFIFRDMNKLRHSVPIDIQELRQEIAVWRRAAASLSSYSRDEDLVRRALEKKVDRLSATLTKREAGGGTSKSDPRFCTTLAHMKEKYRIRDKQLLIKAAISVTFVVIVFFLHAFPELQRLSLGWTALLGALLLLLLAEKDDLEPVLARVEWSTLLFFAALFVLMEVLSKLGLISWIGKITESLILQVGEESQLAVAVVLMLWVSGLTSAFVDNIPLTTMMIRVTVALADPGGLGLPLAPLAWALSFGACLGGNGTLIGASANVVCAGVAEQHGYRFTFMQFLKIGFPVMMGNLIVATGYLLFCHCVLKWH; from the exons TGCAACAAATTATGACAATGGACCTTTTGGCGAGACTGCGGAAAAGAGACAGAAAGACCGTATACTCTGTGGTGTCCTGCAGTGACCTGACACCTGGGAGCTTAGAGGTTTGGGTGGACCTACCTGACGAGATCAAGTATGACCCCTCGTTGGCGCCATTCAAGAATCTTTACGAGCAACACCACG gaaaattggatatcaaaaatatatccgAGGAAGAAGGAGACTTACTTGAGAAAAGGATAGCTGATCTGAGACCAGCAGACGAGAAGATTGAGCGAAACCATGACAATAATGATGATGGGAATAG gttaagGCTAACGACAGAAGTAGACGAACAGAAAACAAAGTCTGGTAGGAAAAAACAG TTATTGAAATTTGCAAGGGTCGTGAAGTTATCAGCGCTTGTTATAGGATGGATTTTACTCACGCTAGCTCTTATACTGAACACGGAGAAATCGGACACCGTCCTGCACACTGCTGTGAAAACGGGAGAAATCAAAG AGTACAAGCTGCCAGTAACAAGTCATAAGGCCCAAGCCCTTATAACAATCACAGGGCCGTTCCGAGACATCCCTGGCAATGACAGCAGTAATGTATTAATGCTATGGCTACATAGAACTTTTGATGACGGTGGGCTGGTTTTACAACAG aATTCATCAATATGGACAGTACATTTGCAACCGGACGAAAAACTGGACTTCTCCAAAAGCATAGCTGAAACAAACACACTGTATGTAGACAGTAGAAACTCTGAAGAGGTGCGCACGAGTGTGAACACGTCCGACAGTTTTCAAAATG ATACGACAGTGACCCTCTGCATACAGTCCACAAGTTACAACACAGTTCCTCTCACAGTAAACTACCAAATGAACCCTATCGGGGAGACTGAAGGCCTGATCTACGCTTCTTTCCTGCTGGTATCATTATACCTGCtcatcatttttgaa ATAGTAAACAGAACGATTGCTGCCCTTCTGTCTTCAACGCTCGGCATAGCAGTCCTAGCCGTCTGCGGCGCGAGACCATCGCTACCAGAGCTGGTCTCCTGGCTGGATGTGGAGACACTGTTACTGCTCTTCAGCATGATGCTGCTCGTGGCTATTATGGCGGAGACCGGTCTATTTGATTATTTGGCTGTCATGGCGTTTGAG GTGACAGGTGGCAGAACTTGGCCCCTCATCAACTGCCTTTGCCTATTTACTGCTGTGTTTTCGACTTTCCTTGACAATGTCACTACCGTGCTTCTTATGACACCGGTTACAATAAG GTTGTGTGAAGTGATGCAGCTCAATCCAGTGCCCATACTGATGTGTATGGTGATTTTTAGCAACGTGGGGGGCGCCGCTACCCCCGTGGGCGACCCCCCTAACGTGATAATAGCCAGCCATCCTGCCATACTGCGAGAG AATATAAACTTCGCCACATTCACAGCTCACATGGGCCTGGGTATATTGCTGGTGTCCGTGCAGACGTATCTACATCTCCGGTTTATATTTCGAGACATGAACAAGCTGAGACATAGCGTGCCTATAGATATACAAG aacTTCGACAAGAGATAGCGGTGTGGAGAAGAGCGGCCGCGTCATTATCTTCTTATTCAAGAGACGAAGATCTCGTTCGCAGAGCCTTGGAGAAGAAG GTGGACAGACTTAGCGCAACCCTGACGAAACGAGAGGCAGGTGGAGGCACTTCAAAATCAGACCCTAGGTTTTGTACTACCCTGGCGCATATGAAAGAAAAG TACCGCATCAGGGATAAACAATTGCTAATAAAAGCTGCAATAAGCGTGACATTTGTGGTCATCGTGTTCTTCTTGCACGCCTTCCCTGAGCTAC AGCGGCTATCTCTAGGTTGGACAGCATTGCTTGGTGCGTTACTTCTCCTTCTATTGGCTGAGAAAGATGACCTGGAGCCAGTATTGGCCAGGGTGGAGTGGTCCACGTTGTTATTCTTTGCCGCTCTCTTCGTGTTAATGGAg GTGCTCTCTAAATTGGGATTGATATCATGGATCGGGAAAATAACAGAATCCCTCATCTTGCAAGTCGGTGAAGAATCGCAACTGGCCGTTGCTGTTGTTCTCATGTTATGG GTGTCCGGTCTGACCTCAGCATTCGTGGACAACATCCCCCTCACGACAATGATGATCAGGGTGACTGTGGCCTTAGCTGACCCCGGTGGGCTGGGCTTGCCACTAGCTCCGTTAGCTTGGGCGTTGAGTTTCGGAGCTTGTCTTGGAG GTAACGGCACATTAATCGGCGCAAGCGCAAACGTGGTCTGCGCAGGAGTCGCCGAGCAACACGGCTACCGGTTCACCTTCATGCAGTTTTTGAAGATAGGCTTCCCAGTCATGATGGGGAACCTTATAGTCGCTACAGGATATCTGCTGTTTTGTCATTGTGTCTTAAAGTGGCATTGA
- the LOC128681853 gene encoding P protein-like isoform X2 produces MEKSSHITSSTISFIESSAEDVAEKSKRRSLFKNGFLKTKSCSSVGLDTTDLERDLTPGSLEVWVDLPDEIKYDPSLAPFKNLYEQHHGKLDIKNISEEEGDLLEKRIADLRPADEKIERNHDNNDDGNRLRLTTEVDEQKTKSGRKKQLLKFARVVKLSALVIGWILLTLALILNTEKSDTVLHTAVKTGEIKEYKLPVTSHKAQALITITGPFRDIPGNDSSNVLMLWLHRTFDDGGLVLQQNSSIWTVHLQPDEKLDFSKSIAETNTLYVDSRNSEEVRTSVNTSDSFQNDTTVTLCIQSTSYNTVPLTVNYQMNPIGETEGLIYASFLLVSLYLLIIFEIVNRTIAALLSSTLGIAVLAVCGARPSLPELVSWLDVETLLLLFSMMLLVAIMAETGLFDYLAVMAFEVTGGRTWPLINCLCLFTAVFSTFLDNVTTVLLMTPVTIRLCEVMQLNPVPILMCMVIFSNVGGAATPVGDPPNVIIASHPAILRENINFATFTAHMGLGILLVSVQTYLHLRFIFRDMNKLRHSVPIDIQELRQEIAVWRRAAASLSSYSRDEDLVRRALEKKVDRLSATLTKREAGGGTSKSDPRFCTTLAHMKEKYRIRDKQLLIKAAISVTFVVIVFFLHAFPELQRLSLGWTALLGALLLLLLAEKDDLEPVLARVEWSTLLFFAALFVLMEVLSKLGLISWIGKITESLILQVGEESQLAVAVVLMLWVSGLTSAFVDNIPLTTMMIRVTVALADPGGLGLPLAPLAWALSFGACLGGNGTLIGASANVVCAGVAEQHGYRFTFMQFLKIGFPVMMGNLIVATGYLLFCHCVLKWH; encoded by the exons TGACCTGACACCTGGGAGCTTAGAGGTTTGGGTGGACCTACCTGACGAGATCAAGTATGACCCCTCGTTGGCGCCATTCAAGAATCTTTACGAGCAACACCACG gaaaattggatatcaaaaatatatccgAGGAAGAAGGAGACTTACTTGAGAAAAGGATAGCTGATCTGAGACCAGCAGACGAGAAGATTGAGCGAAACCATGACAATAATGATGATGGGAATAG gttaagGCTAACGACAGAAGTAGACGAACAGAAAACAAAGTCTGGTAGGAAAAAACAG TTATTGAAATTTGCAAGGGTCGTGAAGTTATCAGCGCTTGTTATAGGATGGATTTTACTCACGCTAGCTCTTATACTGAACACGGAGAAATCGGACACCGTCCTGCACACTGCTGTGAAAACGGGAGAAATCAAAG AGTACAAGCTGCCAGTAACAAGTCATAAGGCCCAAGCCCTTATAACAATCACAGGGCCGTTCCGAGACATCCCTGGCAATGACAGCAGTAATGTATTAATGCTATGGCTACATAGAACTTTTGATGACGGTGGGCTGGTTTTACAACAG aATTCATCAATATGGACAGTACATTTGCAACCGGACGAAAAACTGGACTTCTCCAAAAGCATAGCTGAAACAAACACACTGTATGTAGACAGTAGAAACTCTGAAGAGGTGCGCACGAGTGTGAACACGTCCGACAGTTTTCAAAATG ATACGACAGTGACCCTCTGCATACAGTCCACAAGTTACAACACAGTTCCTCTCACAGTAAACTACCAAATGAACCCTATCGGGGAGACTGAAGGCCTGATCTACGCTTCTTTCCTGCTGGTATCATTATACCTGCtcatcatttttgaa ATAGTAAACAGAACGATTGCTGCCCTTCTGTCTTCAACGCTCGGCATAGCAGTCCTAGCCGTCTGCGGCGCGAGACCATCGCTACCAGAGCTGGTCTCCTGGCTGGATGTGGAGACACTGTTACTGCTCTTCAGCATGATGCTGCTCGTGGCTATTATGGCGGAGACCGGTCTATTTGATTATTTGGCTGTCATGGCGTTTGAG GTGACAGGTGGCAGAACTTGGCCCCTCATCAACTGCCTTTGCCTATTTACTGCTGTGTTTTCGACTTTCCTTGACAATGTCACTACCGTGCTTCTTATGACACCGGTTACAATAAG GTTGTGTGAAGTGATGCAGCTCAATCCAGTGCCCATACTGATGTGTATGGTGATTTTTAGCAACGTGGGGGGCGCCGCTACCCCCGTGGGCGACCCCCCTAACGTGATAATAGCCAGCCATCCTGCCATACTGCGAGAG AATATAAACTTCGCCACATTCACAGCTCACATGGGCCTGGGTATATTGCTGGTGTCCGTGCAGACGTATCTACATCTCCGGTTTATATTTCGAGACATGAACAAGCTGAGACATAGCGTGCCTATAGATATACAAG aacTTCGACAAGAGATAGCGGTGTGGAGAAGAGCGGCCGCGTCATTATCTTCTTATTCAAGAGACGAAGATCTCGTTCGCAGAGCCTTGGAGAAGAAG GTGGACAGACTTAGCGCAACCCTGACGAAACGAGAGGCAGGTGGAGGCACTTCAAAATCAGACCCTAGGTTTTGTACTACCCTGGCGCATATGAAAGAAAAG TACCGCATCAGGGATAAACAATTGCTAATAAAAGCTGCAATAAGCGTGACATTTGTGGTCATCGTGTTCTTCTTGCACGCCTTCCCTGAGCTAC AGCGGCTATCTCTAGGTTGGACAGCATTGCTTGGTGCGTTACTTCTCCTTCTATTGGCTGAGAAAGATGACCTGGAGCCAGTATTGGCCAGGGTGGAGTGGTCCACGTTGTTATTCTTTGCCGCTCTCTTCGTGTTAATGGAg GTGCTCTCTAAATTGGGATTGATATCATGGATCGGGAAAATAACAGAATCCCTCATCTTGCAAGTCGGTGAAGAATCGCAACTGGCCGTTGCTGTTGTTCTCATGTTATGG GTGTCCGGTCTGACCTCAGCATTCGTGGACAACATCCCCCTCACGACAATGATGATCAGGGTGACTGTGGCCTTAGCTGACCCCGGTGGGCTGGGCTTGCCACTAGCTCCGTTAGCTTGGGCGTTGAGTTTCGGAGCTTGTCTTGGAG GTAACGGCACATTAATCGGCGCAAGCGCAAACGTGGTCTGCGCAGGAGTCGCCGAGCAACACGGCTACCGGTTCACCTTCATGCAGTTTTTGAAGATAGGCTTCCCAGTCATGATGGGGAACCTTATAGTCGCTACAGGATATCTGCTGTTTTGTCATTGTGTCTTAAAGTGGCATTGA
- the LOC128681853 gene encoding P protein-like isoform X5, with translation MTMDLLARLRKRDRKTVYSVVSCSDLTPGSLEVWVDLPDEIKYDPSLAPFKNLYEQHHGKLDIKNISEEEGDLLEKRIADLRPADEKIERNHDNNDDGNRLRLTTEVDEQKTKSGRKKQLLKFARVVKLSALVIGWILLTLALILNTEKSDTVLHTAVKTGEIKEYKLPVTSHKAQALITITGPFRDIPGNDSSNVLMLWLHRTFDDGGLVLQQNSSIWTVHLQPDEKLDFSKSIAETNTLYVDSRNSEEVRTSVNTSDSFQNDTTVTLCIQSTSYNTVPLTVNYQMNPIGETEGLIYASFLLVSLYLLIIFEIVNRTIAALLSSTLGIAVLAVCGARPSLPELVSWLDVETLLLLFSMMLLVAIMAETGLFDYLAVMAFEVTGGRTWPLINCLCLFTAVFSTFLDNVTTVLLMTPVTIRLCEVMQLNPVPILMCMVIFSNVGGAATPVGDPPNVIIASHPAILRENINFATFTAHMGLGILLVSVQTYLHLRFIFRDMNKLRHSVPIDIQELRQEIAVWRRAAASLSSYSRDEDLVRRALEKKVDRLSATLTKREAGGGTSKSDPRFCTTLAHMKEKYRIRDKQLLIKAAISVTFVVIVFFLHAFPELQRLSLGWTALLGALLLLLLAEKDDLEPVLARVEWSTLLFFAALFVLMEVLSKLGLISWIGKITESLILQVGEESQLAVAVVLMLWVSGLTSAFVDNIPLTTMMIRVTVALADPGGLGLPLAPLAWALSFGACLGGNGTLIGASANVVCAGVAEQHGYRFTFMQFLKIGFPVMMGNLIVATGYLLFCHCVLKWH, from the exons ATGACAATGGACCTTTTGGCGAGACTGCGGAAAAGAGACAGAAAGACCGTATACTCTGTGGTGTCCTGCAGTGACCTGACACCTGGGAGCTTAGAGGTTTGGGTGGACCTACCTGACGAGATCAAGTATGACCCCTCGTTGGCGCCATTCAAGAATCTTTACGAGCAACACCACG gaaaattggatatcaaaaatatatccgAGGAAGAAGGAGACTTACTTGAGAAAAGGATAGCTGATCTGAGACCAGCAGACGAGAAGATTGAGCGAAACCATGACAATAATGATGATGGGAATAG gttaagGCTAACGACAGAAGTAGACGAACAGAAAACAAAGTCTGGTAGGAAAAAACAG TTATTGAAATTTGCAAGGGTCGTGAAGTTATCAGCGCTTGTTATAGGATGGATTTTACTCACGCTAGCTCTTATACTGAACACGGAGAAATCGGACACCGTCCTGCACACTGCTGTGAAAACGGGAGAAATCAAAG AGTACAAGCTGCCAGTAACAAGTCATAAGGCCCAAGCCCTTATAACAATCACAGGGCCGTTCCGAGACATCCCTGGCAATGACAGCAGTAATGTATTAATGCTATGGCTACATAGAACTTTTGATGACGGTGGGCTGGTTTTACAACAG aATTCATCAATATGGACAGTACATTTGCAACCGGACGAAAAACTGGACTTCTCCAAAAGCATAGCTGAAACAAACACACTGTATGTAGACAGTAGAAACTCTGAAGAGGTGCGCACGAGTGTGAACACGTCCGACAGTTTTCAAAATG ATACGACAGTGACCCTCTGCATACAGTCCACAAGTTACAACACAGTTCCTCTCACAGTAAACTACCAAATGAACCCTATCGGGGAGACTGAAGGCCTGATCTACGCTTCTTTCCTGCTGGTATCATTATACCTGCtcatcatttttgaa ATAGTAAACAGAACGATTGCTGCCCTTCTGTCTTCAACGCTCGGCATAGCAGTCCTAGCCGTCTGCGGCGCGAGACCATCGCTACCAGAGCTGGTCTCCTGGCTGGATGTGGAGACACTGTTACTGCTCTTCAGCATGATGCTGCTCGTGGCTATTATGGCGGAGACCGGTCTATTTGATTATTTGGCTGTCATGGCGTTTGAG GTGACAGGTGGCAGAACTTGGCCCCTCATCAACTGCCTTTGCCTATTTACTGCTGTGTTTTCGACTTTCCTTGACAATGTCACTACCGTGCTTCTTATGACACCGGTTACAATAAG GTTGTGTGAAGTGATGCAGCTCAATCCAGTGCCCATACTGATGTGTATGGTGATTTTTAGCAACGTGGGGGGCGCCGCTACCCCCGTGGGCGACCCCCCTAACGTGATAATAGCCAGCCATCCTGCCATACTGCGAGAG AATATAAACTTCGCCACATTCACAGCTCACATGGGCCTGGGTATATTGCTGGTGTCCGTGCAGACGTATCTACATCTCCGGTTTATATTTCGAGACATGAACAAGCTGAGACATAGCGTGCCTATAGATATACAAG aacTTCGACAAGAGATAGCGGTGTGGAGAAGAGCGGCCGCGTCATTATCTTCTTATTCAAGAGACGAAGATCTCGTTCGCAGAGCCTTGGAGAAGAAG GTGGACAGACTTAGCGCAACCCTGACGAAACGAGAGGCAGGTGGAGGCACTTCAAAATCAGACCCTAGGTTTTGTACTACCCTGGCGCATATGAAAGAAAAG TACCGCATCAGGGATAAACAATTGCTAATAAAAGCTGCAATAAGCGTGACATTTGTGGTCATCGTGTTCTTCTTGCACGCCTTCCCTGAGCTAC AGCGGCTATCTCTAGGTTGGACAGCATTGCTTGGTGCGTTACTTCTCCTTCTATTGGCTGAGAAAGATGACCTGGAGCCAGTATTGGCCAGGGTGGAGTGGTCCACGTTGTTATTCTTTGCCGCTCTCTTCGTGTTAATGGAg GTGCTCTCTAAATTGGGATTGATATCATGGATCGGGAAAATAACAGAATCCCTCATCTTGCAAGTCGGTGAAGAATCGCAACTGGCCGTTGCTGTTGTTCTCATGTTATGG GTGTCCGGTCTGACCTCAGCATTCGTGGACAACATCCCCCTCACGACAATGATGATCAGGGTGACTGTGGCCTTAGCTGACCCCGGTGGGCTGGGCTTGCCACTAGCTCCGTTAGCTTGGGCGTTGAGTTTCGGAGCTTGTCTTGGAG GTAACGGCACATTAATCGGCGCAAGCGCAAACGTGGTCTGCGCAGGAGTCGCCGAGCAACACGGCTACCGGTTCACCTTCATGCAGTTTTTGAAGATAGGCTTCCCAGTCATGATGGGGAACCTTATAGTCGCTACAGGATATCTGCTGTTTTGTCATTGTGTCTTAAAGTGGCATTGA